In one Brevibacterium sp. CBA3109 genomic region, the following are encoded:
- a CDS encoding EpsG family protein, translating into MMAIWFGLTTVWVLMLVLSWRVPQLRHWSNALLPLISLVLINTIVAALGNYDISDKAIYSTEFQILSFAPTGEVFYTYDSEGREPAFLLLGWLIGLFTHDPKVYFFVVALLSSIVLALALLWLLRSTWQVTVVYYITFCFGFFTGYSSYLLRQGLSLLFILLALVSICRQARLWQTLVWLAIASLFHWSAIPAALLLLGIRYLPKTSTAFLVGVWAVFSLLFLTGLNAALLAPFAAGSEELETYTDPENADLYTGGTNRLDFWILGLCVLVMGYVVLRTIDGLPDWYRHLFHAFVILNTYYLALGFVYYSDRVAAYSWSIVPLIVTIPVLCLKGWKQGLGSVALMVTFLGWSQYIGAMDTLLNT; encoded by the coding sequence GCTGGAGAGTCCCGCAGCTGCGGCATTGGAGCAATGCTCTGCTTCCGCTGATTTCGCTGGTTCTGATCAACACCATCGTTGCGGCACTGGGGAACTACGACATCTCCGACAAGGCGATCTACTCGACGGAGTTCCAGATCCTCAGCTTCGCCCCCACAGGCGAAGTCTTCTACACCTATGACAGCGAGGGCCGCGAACCTGCCTTCCTCCTGTTGGGGTGGCTCATCGGTCTCTTCACCCACGACCCGAAAGTCTACTTCTTCGTCGTTGCACTGCTCAGCTCGATTGTGCTGGCCCTCGCCCTGCTCTGGCTGCTGAGGTCGACATGGCAGGTCACCGTCGTCTACTACATCACCTTCTGCTTCGGCTTCTTCACCGGGTATTCGAGCTATCTCCTTCGGCAGGGGCTGTCTCTGCTGTTCATCCTGCTTGCTCTGGTCTCGATCTGCCGGCAGGCTCGCCTGTGGCAGACTCTCGTGTGGCTGGCCATTGCCTCACTCTTCCACTGGTCGGCAATTCCCGCTGCCCTGCTGCTGCTCGGCATCCGCTATCTGCCGAAGACCTCTACCGCCTTCCTCGTGGGAGTTTGGGCGGTGTTCTCTCTGCTGTTCCTCACAGGACTCAACGCGGCCCTGTTGGCACCGTTCGCCGCCGGTTCGGAGGAACTCGAAACCTACACCGATCCTGAGAATGCTGACCTGTACACAGGCGGAACGAACAGATTGGACTTCTGGATCCTCGGCCTCTGCGTCCTGGTCATGGGCTACGTTGTGCTGAGGACGATCGACGGCCTGCCTGACTGGTACCGACACCTGTTCCACGCCTTCGTCATTCTCAATACGTACTACCTGGCGCTGGGATTCGTCTATTACAGCGACAGAGTGGCCGCTTATTCCTGGTCGATCGTGCCCTTGATCGTGACGATCCCGGTGCTCTGCCTGAAGGGCTGGAAACAGGGACTGGGAAGTGTCGCCCTCATGGTCACCTTCCTCGGCTGGAGCCAGTACATCGGCGCAATGGACACGCTGCTCAACACCTGA